In Poecilia reticulata strain Guanapo linkage group LG11, Guppy_female_1.0+MT, whole genome shotgun sequence, the genomic stretch TGGGGATCAGGTTTGGGGACCTCAGCTTTGGAGAAATGGTTTCCCCCCAGTGCGCTAGAATCCAATCCTGCTTCTCTGAGAGAAGTTGCTGCTTTGCATTTTTGATACAACGCAAGCATCCAAACATCTCCACCTCACTATCCGTGCAGAAACGCTCAAACCTTCCTACTTCTATTTACAAGCAAGCTTTACATGAAGGGCAACCTGATTCTATAGATGCAACATCTTTTGAATATAGCCCTAGCACTTACACTTGACTCTTTTGGGTTTTCTCTTGGAAACTAAATTGAGTcaaataattagttttaatcTTGTCTGTGAAGCTCTTTGGATGTAAAGCTGCGATGATGGCAAGCAACAAAGAAGAATGATTTCAAGCACAACTTTCCCTATTAAAAGCTTCTATGAGAATATCATCTGCCCTGTCAAAACActaagtttctttaaatcaaggttaaaatctcctttttttcAGTTGCTTTGATAAATAACTGGAACATCATTAACTGCAGTTTGTAATCCAACTCTTTCCTTTTTTAGCCACTGCAGTTTaatatctcattttatttttatcacattgcTAAATATACACACTTACCTGTCTTCATGAACGATTAGCAATTAAAATCTGAACTGATTCTATAAGgtgatatttttatattttcatgtcTTTCTCGACTATAATagtatttaatgtgtttatctGAACCATTTTTCTGTAAGAGGAacggtgttttttttctttcacaacaCTGTAGGTGTGTTATCAccaacttttcatattttgcaaatatttaatttgatcacttttagaaaccaaaacaatgtgAATTGCCACGATATGAGCTGAAGCTGCATTTGTATAACgtcactttcctaaaataatggcctaattattttttattttttgttaaaagtaaatttttttgaaaagaaaaaatgtgtgatttttttatttttattttgctaaaatcactgacaaaaaatgacttaggccattattttaggcaGATGACGAAAGAAGATTCATGAAAAAACTGTCATTTCCTCTAGACTTGAACGCAACATTTAAACAACCCGGAAGCGTGTCTGCAGAAGCTCCCCGCCCCCCAGCAGAGACAGTAACCCCAGAGAGCTCCATCAAGAGGGCGGCGGTGACTGGCTAGCATGAACAACTGCTCAGATAGTCACCGCAGCGCATAAGCTTTCATGTACATGGCAACAATTCACAAACTGGCCTCCTAACCTGCAGCAGAAGACCTTTTTCAGTGGACCCTGAAGCTGCCTCCTGCAGTGGTCTTGACTCACTCCTGTTTTTCTCGTCGAGATGTCTGCTTTCTCCGAGGCGGCATTAGAGAAAAAACTATCCGAGCTTAGCAACTCTCAGCAAAGTGTGCAAACGCTGTCGCTGTGGCTCATCCACCACAGAAAACACTCGAAGACTATTGTCACAGTGTGGTTCAACGAACTGAAGAAAGGTAAGGTCGATCTAGGCTCGAAGTAAACAACAGCAGACCATGCTTCACGAAGTCCTCAGCACTTTACATGTGGCTGCAGGGAGCAGGCTAGCTCAGGCTAACTCTTAGCTGGACTATTTAAACTACTTTAGCTTGCTATGTTCATATCAAAAGGCAGATTTAATAGTTAGCCTTGTTGCTGCTAGCAGGCCAATTGTCAAGCAAAGTGCAGTTAGTTTTCTGAGTTAGCTTTGCATGTTAAAGCTAGTCGGGATACTTTGTTTGTAAATCTtaattcagtaaatatttagttgaatgcatttcttttatatGTCAAAGGTTTCCGAATTAGCCAAAAAAACTGCTAATCTATCCTCATAGATCCTCATCTATTCTCTTTAAGGAACATATAATCAACTAATATACGTTTTTGTTAATTAATACACTTTTCTGCCTGATATTTAGGTTCACTGCTGCCAAGAGTTGTTGTGCAAATATTACAGTAATTAGAATAATTGATAATGATAAGcaaatacatgtatttttatatacacATAAAAGCTgtagttgttttgtttccaatattaaatattttcttatcaaCAAATATTATGGTTTCCTATGTGATATGTTGATAGCATAAgtaatattaaacataaaaatacaatattaatgGTAATAATAAGAAATGTGTTactccaattattttttttattgctaatagttaaaaaaaaaaacgtgataAATTTCTATCTAATCTGTTGGACACTCGaggcaaacaaaaatgtgataatCTGTTGTCAAAAAATGTGGTGTTATCTCCTGTGATCCAACTATACATTGGCATCACGCGTAATAAGAAAAGTAATAATGATAATCTTTATTAAGCTGCACTACAATAACCATGATAACAATTATGAGGACAAAAAACGCGCCTCAAAAGATAagatttcaaaaacaaaacaaagaaaaggttCCAACCAAGAtttcaaaacattcataaaatacaattttatgaATATGTCCTAGACATActaaaatgtaagtttaaaCAAGTCACCTCTTATCTTTACAAAATTTATTTGTGTacataaacatgatttaaaataatttgagcaGAAAATACAAGTAGAAGTCAATTTTCAGGCATAGAAAATGggcatttttttcagttttaagagGTTAATCAGCTGCAATTTGCCTGCCACTTGTGGAAGATTTGTAGTTGATGAATTAAATTCATCCAATTACCTTCAAATACTTCAGTAAAAGCAATAAGGCTACAGAATCTTCAATATCACttctaataataattaattgtgCCACTGATGAAAGCAAACTACTTCTAGTTTTATTGAGTAATTTGGTTGTCATGGTATCTAAATTAAGACAAAGAAAGGTTTGCCGACATGTTAGGCGCTGCTATTAATGGCGGACTTATTAGCGGGGGACTAGTCGAGCGTCCTAATGACATCTCAGGTGGATGTTTTAGTTTGGGGCTCTGCGTCTGGGGGAAAACAGACAGTTGTGTCTGAAAAGCTCTGTGGGATAAAGATGGTTCTCTCTAAAGGTTTATGCTCACCTCAGTCCAACAACATTCAAAACATCGTTAGTCCAGAAATAGAAACcctttgtcccttttttttttactcgttCAAGTTGTttgaatttaagaaaaaaaaggaatataacCAAAATACAAGGTTTATAAAAGACTAATATGGAAATTAGTCCATGTGATTTATGATTTAATTGATTCTAAGTGCTGCTCAAAAATAATGCTAAAATATTATGTAGTGTTTTACTATTCTTTATTTGAATAGGATTTAAACCTAGTATTTATAGTAGAGTGAACAGATCCATAAGATGCATTTAGAttgtattttattctaattgtaacacatttattttacttcttttctATTGCtcagttgaaaaaaatcaaaacaattaatCCACCCTTTTTGAATTGGCCGTTACTGTTTTGTCTCAACCTGTTTCCAATATGTACCAAAAACCAAGTAGCAAATCAGAAGATTTTACGTTGCACCTCATTTCCCTCGATTGCGATTCTGATCCCCATTTGGGCCCCATCGACTTCGGAAGATTGGGTTAGGAGCTGCGACTCAGTCAAAATCACTGAGTGGTATATTAATTGGAGGCAGATGATCAGTAAGAAACCTCCTTACTGACTGTGAAGCGATAGATCGCAAGAGCAGCAAAAATGACCAGCTCTTCTGTCGGTTTTGTTCGTCACATCCACATTCTCCGCTATGTGTGTTTcgacgtgtgtgcgtgtgtgtgtgtgtgtgcgcgtgtgcgagCAGCTCAGGTATCGCGCAAGCTGACCTTCCTCTACTTGGCCAACGACGTCATTCAGAACAGCAAGAGAAAAGGACCGGAGTTCACCCAGGACTTTGCACCGGTCATTGTTGACGCGTTCAAACATGTCAACAGGTcgggtttgattttttttttttttttttttacgaaggAGGATTAGGCTTACCGGTCCTGTGTTTGAAAGCGAATGCGTTTTGTTTCGGGTGTTTTTCCCCCGTTCAGGGACGGCGAGGAGGGCTGCAAGAAACAGCTAGGTCGGGTTTTGTCCATCTGGCAGGAGAGAGCGGTGTATGAGAACAAcctgctggagcagctctcagAGGTCCTCTGTAAGTTCAACACCAACCCGTTTGGGTTCAGCAACAATGTAGGCTTTAAATCGTAACATTATCGAGACGCGCTCTTGTGGGGAGATAGTGTGATGCTGCAACGTTGGGGTGGAGTTGAATACAGAGCAACCTCTGAGTTTgatattttctctattttctgtgttttttgtcttgtctAAAAATTGTAGATGGAGAAAAGAAACCTAAGAAACGATCTTATGAGGAGATCCACCCTGACGATGAGGGCTTTGCCTCCCGCAGCTCCCCAGCGGATCCTCCACAGGTGGTGTCTTTGAAAATCGCAGCGTTTAATGCAGGAGGTTGACAAAACTGAACTGTATTTGTACTACTATTTCTTCATAAATCTGACTTTCGTTATTTCTCATCATAGTCTCTTAAATAGCCCATTCTTGCTCCTTTCCCTCCCCCCACACTTTTTCCTCGATTTGTATCGCTCTTCACCCACAGACGGCAGATTTAATTCGAGCCCTGCAGGAACTCGAAAATGCCGCCTCCAGCGACTCGGTGCTGCGGCAGCGCATCTCCTCTCTTCCTGCCGAGGTCCAGGACACGTCCCTCCTTCACAGGATCACAGGTAGACATGGAGACATAAAGTTTGGCTCTGCTTTTACAGCGGGGGGgggaaataattatttgattgaTATTTGCCCTCCAGCGCTGTGCGCATGTGCAAAATTTCTAGATGTAACAATAATGTGCATCTATTAGATGCTATAATAAAGCATTTCTTTCTGAACAGATATAGACACCGCAGCTTTTCCACTTTGCAAATATGCCACACTTTGTGTCcttctgtcacatgaaatccaaatgaaaatagATTTAACTTTGTGTGGAAAAGCACCgtaatgtttctgatttttgtaaTGATGAATTGCAGCATACAAAGAAATTTAAACTCCTGATAATTCGGGGGAGTGACTTTACCCACCATAAAATTATAAGACTGAATGGCTGCCCGCCTGCTGAACTTTGTGTCtctgtttctgaatgtttttgtttgattcagACAAAGAGTCGGGCGAGCGGCTCTCCCGGATGGTCGAGGAAGCCTGCATGCTTTTAGCCGACTACAGCGGTCGCTTGGCCGCGGAGATTGACGACAGGAGGCAGCTGACGCGCACGCTAACGACCTTCCTGCAGAGCCAGAAGGACGGCTTGACCCAGAACGAGCAGAAACTCGAAGTGCGTAcatcacttttctgttttccttctaaataattcacttttatgTCTTGTGAGTCACTATTGTGTTCCTCTTATTCGGTTTTAGGCTTCTGCTGTCCTAACAGTGAGattaaagtttcacattttaaaggaaactaATATGTTTCTGCTATTTATTTAAACCAAGGGTATGTCTTAAGTTATCAAGTAATGCTAGGAAGGCTCTTGGCTGTTGGGGAAACCAAAATAAGGTTGACCATGACTTtttatctctaaaaaaaaattgttcttttagCTCTGATTCCGAATCCATACGGTAAGTATTTAACATTCGgtgatctaaaataaaaactaacggTTTTCCCATAAACATGCTTCTTTGTGTAGTGACAGCTGTATGCAGCTTTTATCCACAGGAATCCAGGAGAAAAACGAAGCATATCGCATGTCTTCACTAAggtgtttaataaaaagtgaaaattaaagaCTGAAATGGTTcttgtgtgcttttattttgcccTGAGGCTTACCGCATTCTTACATGACGAACATTTTCTAGCTCTATGGCAAAGTTAAGgtattgcaaataatttttttttttgtaaaatttgaatTAGGTTGAGCTCAGTTCAATACAAATGTGAATTCTGAGTTGACTTGgaacaataaaagcatttattttaggaatgaCTTATGAAATTATGCATGTTATCTGATAGGGCAGCCTGAACAGCCCATATGAACAAACCAGATGTTCAGAATGATCTAAAAGTGAATgtacacaacaaaaacagcagagattaaaacatttgtaaagtcTCAAGATAACCCAAAATGGCAAGCCGACTTCacttcttaaatatttaaattaagactttattttgcaGAAGCGCTCATTCACAAGCACTAGAACTGGTG encodes the following:
- the LOC103472340 gene encoding regulation of nuclear pre-mRNA domain-containing protein 1A, giving the protein MSAFSEAALEKKLSELSNSQQSVQTLSLWLIHHRKHSKTIVTVWFNELKKAQVSRKLTFLYLANDVIQNSKRKGPEFTQDFAPVIVDAFKHVNRDGEEGCKKQLGRVLSIWQERAVYENNLLEQLSEVLYGEKKPKKRSYEEIHPDDEGFASRSSPADPPQTADLIRALQELENAASSDSVLRQRISSLPAEVQDTSLLHRITDKESGERLSRMVEEACMLLADYSGRLAAEIDDRRQLTRTLTTFLQSQKDGLTQNEQKLEEYKRKLTMVSQVRKELRLRLNNLSEGHLNSSK